Proteins co-encoded in one Prunus persica cultivar Lovell chromosome G6, Prunus_persica_NCBIv2, whole genome shotgun sequence genomic window:
- the LOC18774998 gene encoding zinc finger protein ZAT11, which translates to MKRMREDEVGLGMKGLDMEKFLMLVSCDMETKFRKCSSPNDVFECKTCNRKFPSFQALGGHRASHNRPRTSMDHDQQSETRKRSNLMATKNKPKAHECSICGLEFGMGQALGGHMRRHRASNMNLGFSSKVPDEVVVASKIPVLRRSSSKRIMCLEMDLNLTPLENDLKLLFGAMAPKVDAFVS; encoded by the coding sequence atgaagagaatgagagaagatGAAGTAGGGTTAGGGATGAAGGGTTTGGACATGGAAAAGTTCCTCATGCTAGTCTCATGTGACATGGAGACCAAGTTCAGAAAGTGTTCATCTCCAAACGATGTgtttgagtgcaaaacttgcaACCGAAAATTCCCATCGTTCCAAGCTCTTGGTGGCCACAGAGCAAGCCACAATAGGCCGAGAACATCAATGGATCATGATCAACAAAGTGAGACCAGAAAACGAAGCAATTTGATGGCAACGAAGAACAAGCCGAAAGCGCACGAGTGCTCCATTTGTGGCCTAGAGTTTGGCATGGGACAGGCTTTGGGTGGCCATATGAGGAGGCACAGAGCTTCCAACATGAACCTGGGATTTTCTTCTAAAGTTCCTGATGAGGTTGTTGTCGCTTCGAAGATTCCGGTGCTGAGAAGGTCGAGTAGCAAGAGGATTATGTGCTTGGAGATGGACTTGAACTTGACGCCATTGGAGAATGACTTGAAGTTATTGTTCGGGGCGATGGCTCCAAAAGTTGATGCTtttgtttcataa
- the LOC18773601 gene encoding type I inositol polyphosphate 5-phosphatase 8 — MRTNGGKISKPSWPKVVARKWLNIPSGGDEFHSDYSLKMSDETGRRRSCSDQDRYVVVPDDFSDGCTLMEERTSLGVEAPAVTDNLNHRMFVGTWNVGGKSPHEDLNLREWLRSPTPADIYVLGFQEIVPLNAGNVLGAEDKSPAAKWLSLIREALNKNDPGLSQYYNNATHTEHPSHFDQQAIMKPRISFSDLLSLEDELNNADFERLLNSTSSGENSPSSPLMCSWPGSSPMQQRRYCLAASKQMVGIFLCVWVRADLCRHISNMKVSCVGRGIMGYLGNKGSISISMTLHGTTFCFVCAHLTSGEKEGDEMRRNSDVMEILKKTRFSHSYRTSQQPLPPDRILDHDKVIWLGDLNYRLAAACSDNTHELLKKHDWQALLERDQLRIEQQAGRVFKGWEEGRICFAPTYKYLANSDHYVVQTSKSREKRRTPAWCDRILWKGEGLKQMCYVRGESKFSDHRPVYSLFSVQLDLANKKKPNSAVTTTAASTAKAKSCMLKSSATCVAKVQAEELLLLTRAKSCLDNASRF, encoded by the exons ATGCGGACCAACGGTGGCAAGATTTCTAAG CCCTCGTGGCCGAAAGTAGTGGCGAGGAAATGGCTCAACATACCGAGTGGCGGGGACGAGTTTCATTCCGATTACTCGCTCAAAA TGTCAGACGAGACTGGCAGAAGGAGGAGCTGTTCGGACCAAGACCGCTACGTCGTCGTACCGGACGACTTTTCAG aTGGTTGTACATTGATGGAGGAAAGAACAAGTTTAGGGGTGGAGGCACCAGCTGTCACTGATAATCTCAACCACAG AATGTTCGTGGGGACTTGGAATGTTGGAGGAAAATCACCTCACGAGGACTTGAACTTGAGAGAATGGCTGAGGTCCCCTACTCCGGCAGATATCTATGTTCTCGG gttccAGGAAATTGTCCCTCTGAACGCCGGAAACGTATTGGGCGCGGAGGACAAGAGTCCAGCTGCCAAGTGGCTTTCCCTGATTCGTGAGGCATTGAACAAGAATGACCCTGGACTTTCTCAATATTACAACAATGCCACCCATACAGAACATCCTTCACATTTTGACCAGCAGGCCATCATGAAGCCTAGGATCAGCTTCTCCGACTTGCTCTCTTTAGAAGATGAACTGAACAATGCGGATTTCGAAAGACTGCTGAATTCCACTTCAAGTGGAGAAAACTCACCGAGCTCGCCATTGATGTGTTCATGGCCAGGCAGCAGTCCAATGCAACAACGTCGTTACTGCCTAGCAGCAAGCAAGCAGATGGTTGGAATTTTCTTGTGCGTGTGGGTTCGTGCAGACCTTTGTAGGCACATTAGCAACATGAAGGTCTCATGCGTTGGTAGAGGCATAATGGGATATCTTGGAAATAAG GGTTCAATATCAATCAGCATGACATTGCATGGAACAACCTTTTGCTTTGTGTGTGCCCACTTAACCTCTGGTGAGAAAGAAGGGGATGAGATGAGAAGGAACTCAGATGTCATGGaaatattgaagaaaacaaggtTTTCACATTCATATAGAACCTCACAACAACCACTTCCTCCTGATAGAATTTTGGACCATGA CAAGGTTATTTGGCTAGGGGATTTAAACTATCGGCTAGCAGCTGCTTGCTCCGATAACACACATGAGCTACTAAAGAAGCATGATTGGCAGGCACTTCTAGAGAGGGATCAG CTAAGGATAGAGCAACAAGCTGGTCGAGTATTTAAAGGGTGGGAGGAAGGGAGGATATGTTTTGCTCCAACCTATAAATACCTTGCTAATTCTGATCATTATGTTGTCCAAACTTCTAAATCTAGAGAGAAGAGACGCACTCCTGCCTG GTGTGATAGGATTTTATGGAAGGGGGAAGGGCTTAAACAAATGTGTTATGTGAGAGGGGAATCAAAGTTCTCAGACCACAGACCAGTTTATTCATTGTTTTCAGTCCAATTAGACTTGGCTAACAAGAAAAAGCCCAACTCTGCTGTGACCACAACAGCAGCTTCCACAGCCAAAGCCAAGTCTTGCATGCTTAAGTCTTCAGCAACATGCGTGGCCAAAGTCCAAGCTGAAGAGCTTCTGCTGCTCACCAGAGCCAAAAGCTGCCTAGACAACGCCTCAAGGTTCTGA
- the LOC18773752 gene encoding uncharacterized protein LOC18773752 isoform X1 produces MSFQNQGFWMPKGTGCLNEGEALYDNSPRIEPKRSHQWFMDGPEVELFPNKKQAVEVPNNNLFSGMLNANVSPWGNVPSFHSFSGHFTERLFDSETDRAVNFDDRNIPAAETEKMNLARKGNEDLFGNDSSFGLSMSHTLEDPRTSPNYGGFRKVKVSEVKDSENVMPVSIGHAYNQGDNGAMLAAHVYKADDNTASMGLAYKKGDDSFISMSDNYNRADNNFISMGQPFNKGDENISIGQTYKESNNTLSMGQTFNKGDNNIISIGQTYNKVEESTISAGHIYNKGEDSTISMGHAYSKGDSNMLSIGHSYNNRESTIISFGGYDDDDAHTSAISGYELLMGQPFPKTEAMNEKELGKSNADALVNLPHITAGNENISKKKVEQKMSKKVPPNNFPSNVRSLLSTGMLDGVPVKYTAWSREKELQGVIKGSGYLCGCQSCDFSKVINAYEFERHAGCKTKHPNNHIYFENGKTIYGIVQELRSTPQNMLFEVIQTITGSPINQKSFRLWKESFLAATRELQRIYGKDEGKQFS; encoded by the exons ATG TCTTTTCAGAATCAGGGATTTTGGATGCCAAAGGGTACCGGCTGTTTAAATGAAGGTGAGGCGCTGTATGATAATTCTCCTAGGATTGAACCTAAGCGTTCTCATCAGTGGTTCATGGATGGCCCTGAGGTAGAGCTATTCCCCAACAAGAAACAGGCTGTTGAAGTTCCAAACAACAATCTATTTTCAGGAATGTTAAACGCAAATGTTTCTCCATGGGGGAATGTTCCCAGTTTTCACTCATTCTCTGGCCATTTCACTGAAAGGTTATTTGATTCTGAAACAGACCGAGCGGTGAATTTTGATGATAGAAACATTCCCGCAGCTGAAACTGAAAAGATGAACTTGGCTAGAAAAGGTAATGAGGATCTATTTGGGAATGATTCCTCATTTGGTTTATCTATGTCGCATACACTGGAAGATCCTAGAACAAGTCCTAATTATGGTGGGTTTAGAAAAGTCAAAGTTAGTGAGGTAAAGGACTCTGAGAATGTCATGCCTGTTTCGATTGGACATGCTTATAATCAGGGGGATAATGGTGCCATGTTGGCAGCTCATGTTTACAAGGCCGATGACAACACAGCATCAATGGGTCTTGCTTATAAGAAAGGGGATGACAGCTTCATATCTATGAGTGATAACTATAACAGGGCAGATAACAATTTCATATCAATGGGACAACCCTTTAACAAAGGGGATGAAAACATATCAATTGGTCAAACATACAAGGAGAGTAATAACACCCTATCAATGGGTCAGACATTCAACAAGGGTGACAATAATATCATCTCTATTGGTCAAACCTACAATAAGGTAGAGGAAAGTACCATATCAGCTGGTCATATCTACAATAAAGGGGAAGACAGTACCATATCAATGGGTCATGCCTACAGCAAGGGTGACAGCAATATGTTATCAATTGGTCACTCTTATAACAACCGAGAAAGTACTATCATATCCTTTGGCggatatgatgatgatgatgcacATACCTCGGCAATCTCTGGTTATGAACTTCTTATGGGTCAACCATTTCCAAAAACAGAAGCTATGAATGAGAAAGAGTTGGGCAAATCAAATGCTGATGCACTTGTCAATTTACCTCATATAACTGctggaaatgaaaatatttctaaaaagaaagttgaacaAAAAATGTCCAAGAAGGTTCCTCCAAACAACTTCCCTTCAAATGTGCGAAGTTTGCTATCAACTGGTATGCTGGATGGAGTTCCTGTAAAGTATACTGCCTGGTCGCGGGAG AAGGAGCTGCAGGGTGTGATTAAAGGATCTGGGTATCTATGTGGTTGTCAGTCATGCGACTTCTCCAAG GTAATCAATGCATATGAATTTGAGCGTCATGCTGgttgcaaaacaaaacacccaAATAATCACATATATTTTGAGAATGGGAAGACTATCTATGGGATTGTACAAGAGCTCAGGAGCACACCCCAGAATATGTTGTTTGAAGTTATTCAGACTATTACTGGTTCACCTATCAATCAGAAATCCTTCCGTCTTTGGAAAG AATCCTTTTTGGCAGCAACACGGGAACTTCAGCGTATATATGGCAAGGATGAGGGGAAGCAATTTTCATGA
- the LOC18773752 gene encoding uncharacterized protein LOC18773752 isoform X2: protein MNQGFWMPKGTGCLNEGEALYDNSPRIEPKRSHQWFMDGPEVELFPNKKQAVEVPNNNLFSGMLNANVSPWGNVPSFHSFSGHFTERLFDSETDRAVNFDDRNIPAAETEKMNLARKGNEDLFGNDSSFGLSMSHTLEDPRTSPNYGGFRKVKVSEVKDSENVMPVSIGHAYNQGDNGAMLAAHVYKADDNTASMGLAYKKGDDSFISMSDNYNRADNNFISMGQPFNKGDENISIGQTYKESNNTLSMGQTFNKGDNNIISIGQTYNKVEESTISAGHIYNKGEDSTISMGHAYSKGDSNMLSIGHSYNNRESTIISFGGYDDDDAHTSAISGYELLMGQPFPKTEAMNEKELGKSNADALVNLPHITAGNENISKKKVEQKMSKKVPPNNFPSNVRSLLSTGMLDGVPVKYTAWSREKELQGVIKGSGYLCGCQSCDFSKVINAYEFERHAGCKTKHPNNHIYFENGKTIYGIVQELRSTPQNMLFEVIQTITGSPINQKSFRLWKESFLAATRELQRIYGKDEGKQFS, encoded by the exons ATG AATCAGGGATTTTGGATGCCAAAGGGTACCGGCTGTTTAAATGAAGGTGAGGCGCTGTATGATAATTCTCCTAGGATTGAACCTAAGCGTTCTCATCAGTGGTTCATGGATGGCCCTGAGGTAGAGCTATTCCCCAACAAGAAACAGGCTGTTGAAGTTCCAAACAACAATCTATTTTCAGGAATGTTAAACGCAAATGTTTCTCCATGGGGGAATGTTCCCAGTTTTCACTCATTCTCTGGCCATTTCACTGAAAGGTTATTTGATTCTGAAACAGACCGAGCGGTGAATTTTGATGATAGAAACATTCCCGCAGCTGAAACTGAAAAGATGAACTTGGCTAGAAAAGGTAATGAGGATCTATTTGGGAATGATTCCTCATTTGGTTTATCTATGTCGCATACACTGGAAGATCCTAGAACAAGTCCTAATTATGGTGGGTTTAGAAAAGTCAAAGTTAGTGAGGTAAAGGACTCTGAGAATGTCATGCCTGTTTCGATTGGACATGCTTATAATCAGGGGGATAATGGTGCCATGTTGGCAGCTCATGTTTACAAGGCCGATGACAACACAGCATCAATGGGTCTTGCTTATAAGAAAGGGGATGACAGCTTCATATCTATGAGTGATAACTATAACAGGGCAGATAACAATTTCATATCAATGGGACAACCCTTTAACAAAGGGGATGAAAACATATCAATTGGTCAAACATACAAGGAGAGTAATAACACCCTATCAATGGGTCAGACATTCAACAAGGGTGACAATAATATCATCTCTATTGGTCAAACCTACAATAAGGTAGAGGAAAGTACCATATCAGCTGGTCATATCTACAATAAAGGGGAAGACAGTACCATATCAATGGGTCATGCCTACAGCAAGGGTGACAGCAATATGTTATCAATTGGTCACTCTTATAACAACCGAGAAAGTACTATCATATCCTTTGGCggatatgatgatgatgatgcacATACCTCGGCAATCTCTGGTTATGAACTTCTTATGGGTCAACCATTTCCAAAAACAGAAGCTATGAATGAGAAAGAGTTGGGCAAATCAAATGCTGATGCACTTGTCAATTTACCTCATATAACTGctggaaatgaaaatatttctaaaaagaaagttgaacaAAAAATGTCCAAGAAGGTTCCTCCAAACAACTTCCCTTCAAATGTGCGAAGTTTGCTATCAACTGGTATGCTGGATGGAGTTCCTGTAAAGTATACTGCCTGGTCGCGGGAG AAGGAGCTGCAGGGTGTGATTAAAGGATCTGGGTATCTATGTGGTTGTCAGTCATGCGACTTCTCCAAG GTAATCAATGCATATGAATTTGAGCGTCATGCTGgttgcaaaacaaaacacccaAATAATCACATATATTTTGAGAATGGGAAGACTATCTATGGGATTGTACAAGAGCTCAGGAGCACACCCCAGAATATGTTGTTTGAAGTTATTCAGACTATTACTGGTTCACCTATCAATCAGAAATCCTTCCGTCTTTGGAAAG AATCCTTTTTGGCAGCAACACGGGAACTTCAGCGTATATATGGCAAGGATGAGGGGAAGCAATTTTCATGA